One Myxocyprinus asiaticus isolate MX2 ecotype Aquarium Trade chromosome 20, UBuf_Myxa_2, whole genome shotgun sequence genomic region harbors:
- the LOC127410949 gene encoding prospero homeobox protein 1-like → MNLSPPEQSMHKPGESCMDGNKADHLLPYFHRSMYDEPLTSYHNGSIISHLLRKTIHNKLTSLDNNLLYMPSANVSGGSVVDSVSNMADFAQENQRSMSFHDSMEDLSPGSQTLSADVERPLNKHLQAKRARVENIIRGMAGSPNSRSHREENECEAMRCRRKFLKENKRKQRLPQHQEPNQSNVQPITRGKTSKDEECHKLKEQLQSMQRLLHQLQEKIFHVYDQNYSENEDREYGRSEQDNQEPQLKFDKCLGSRYRDHLNNNFTSDRSVNNLKNLQETLKCELTRTMSESIDQVFRKLSMTLLNQSSGLQPCQSPEYSESEKQTQQDSPLEQSDSDEIVKSGSADRFESTPVNSPEHQTEALSLVVHKPSLSQLNSVNQGVKRPYPLHQTPFQLCYNTSLHDSQILEHLLKYGPHSTFSGLPCLPPSLERSSPESMEHSWGSVSMRSKVTSGHLGQHHCPAPPGLVAVDALCLPHVKMECGDLQSMAERSSFMSLNIQEGLTPNHLKKAKLIFFYTRYPSSNLLKNFFPDVKFNRCITSQLIKWFSNFREFYYIQMEKFARQAILDGVNDVKDISVGRESELFRSLNMHYNKANDFQVPDRFLEVAEITLQEFYSAISLAKDSDPSWKKAIYKVICKLDSDVPEDFKSPSYL, encoded by the exons ATGAATTTGAGTCCGCCTGAACAAAGCATGCACAAGCCAGGCGAGAGCTGCATGGATGGCAACAAAGCCGATCACCTGCTCCCCTATTTCCACAGAAGCATGTATGACGAGCCCCTCACTTCTTACCACAACGGCTCCATCATATCTCACCTCCTGCGTAAAACTATTCACAATAAACTGACTTCCCTAGACAACAACCTCCTTTACATGCCCTCGGCTAATGTGTCTGGGGGTAGCGTGGTCGACTCTGTATCCAACATGGCCGATTTCGCTCAAGAGAACCAGAGAAGTATGTCTTTCCATGATAGCATGGAGGATCTGTCACCTGGGAGTCAAACCTTAAGCGCGGACGTTGAGCGGCCATTGAACAAGCACCTCCAAGCCAAACGCGCCCGGGTTGAGAACATCATACGGGGCATGGCGGGCTCGCCCAATTCCAGATCGCACAGAGAAGAAAATGAATGTGAAGCCATGCGGTGTCGAAGAAAATTTCTGAAGGAGAACAAACGCAAACAGAGGCTTCCCCAACACCAGGAACCCAATCAGTCCAATGTGCAACCCATCACCAGAGGCAAGACAAGCAAAGACGAAGAGTGTCACAAACTGAAAGAGCAGCTCCAAAGCATGCAGCGTCTCTTGCATCAACTTCAGGAAAAGATCTTTCATGTGTATGACCAAAATTACTCTGAGAATGAGGACAGGGAATATGGGAGATCGGAACAAGATAACCAAGAACCACAGCTTAAGTTTGACAAATGTCTTGGCAGCAGATACAGAGACCATCTGAACAACAATTTCACATCAGATAGGTCGGTGAACAACCTGAAAAACCTTCAGGAGACTCTTAAATGTGAGCTGACCAGGACCATGAGTGAAAGCATTGACCAGGTCTTCAGAAAGCTCTCGATGACTCTACTAAACCAATCATCTGGGCTGCAGCCTTGCCAGAGTCCAGAGTACTCTGAATCTGAGAAGCAAACCCAGCAAGATTCCCCTCTGGAGCAGTCAGACTCTGACGAAATTGTCAAATCCGGGTCTGCGGACCGCTTCGAGAGCACGCCCGTCAACAGCCCAGAACACCAGACCGAAGCTCTATCCCTGGTGGTTCATAAACCTTCCCTAAGCCAGTTAAACTCAGTCAATCAGGGCGTAAAGAGACCCTACCCACTCCACCAGACTCCCTTCCAGTTGTGCTACAACACTTCTCTCCACGACAGCCAGATCCTTGAGCACCTTCTGAAATATGGACCTCATTCTACCTTCTCCGGACTGCCTTGTCTGCCTCCGTCCTTGGAGAGGTCATCTCCGGAGTCCATGGAGCACTCTTGGGGAAGCGTCAGCATGAGGTCCAAGGTGACTTCTGGGCATCTGGGTCAGCACCATTGCCCAGCACCTCCTGGACTAGTCGCAGTGGACGCGCTGTGCCTCCCGCATGTCAAGATGGAGTGTGGAGATCTGCAGAGCATGGCAGAGAGAAGCTCCTTCATGTCACTCAAT ATTCAGGAGGGTTTGACCCCAAACCATCTGAAGAAAGCCAAACTGATATTCTTCTACACGCGTTACCCCAGCTCAAATTTACTCAAGAACTTTTTCCCTGATGTTAAG TTCAATCGCTGCATCACGTCTCAGCTGATCAAGTGGTTTAGTAACTTCAGAGAGTTCTACTACATCCAGATGGAGAAGTTTGCTCGTCAGGCCATCCTAGACGGTGTGAATGATGTGAAAGACATCTCTGTCGGCAGAGAGTCCGAGCTGTTCCGCTCACTCAACATGCACTACAACAAAGCCAACGACTTCCAG GTTCCAGACAGATTCCTGGAGGTTGCTGAAATCACACTGCAGGAGTTCTACAGCGCCATTTCACTGGCCAAAGACTCCGACCCCTCCTGGAAAAAAGCCATCTACAAGGTTATCTGCAAATTAGACAGTGACGTACCTGAGGATTTCAAGTCACCTTCATACCTGTAG